From one Drosophila gunungcola strain Sukarami chromosome 2R unlocalized genomic scaffold, Dgunungcola_SK_2 000006F, whole genome shotgun sequence genomic stretch:
- the LOC128255129 gene encoding uncharacterized protein LOC128255129: protein MACHCRYLKQIFTNCCFCYSLRFGVLLFGCIFLTWFVYITIGTGFMMECIFPAEYQRSIFAAPAALKATMVFSFFGVIASAMLCLGVHNNNEMLFLPFLGFTPIWILVHILTLTVYAYNWVIIALTVITMFILLYAWLVVWSYYVELLFAYEDELETGYV, encoded by the exons ATGGCGTGTCACTGCAGGTATCTGAAACAGATCTTCACCAACTGCTGCTTCTGCTATTCCCTGCGTTTCGGGGTGCTGCTCTTCGGCTGCATCTTCCTCACCTGGTTTGTCTACATCACCATCGGCACCGGCTTCATGATGGAGTGCATCTTCCCGGCGGAGTACCAGCGGTCGATCTTCGCAGCGCCGGCTGCCCTCAAGGCCACTATGGTTTTCTCTTTTTTCGGAGTCATTGCATCGGCAATGCTCTGCCTTGGAGTGCATAAT AACAATGAGATGCTCTTTTTACCCTTTCTGGGTTTTACGCCAATTTGGATACTGGTTCACATTCTGACCTTGACAGTCTATGCCTACAATTGGGTGATAATAGCCTTGACTGTCATCACAATGT ttattttGCTGTACGCCTGGTTAGTGGTTTGGTCCTACTATGTGGAACTTCTGTTCGCCTACGAGGATGAATTGGAAACTGGTTATGTTTAA
- the LOC128255130 gene encoding LOW QUALITY PROTEIN: uncharacterized protein LOC128255130 (The sequence of the model RefSeq protein was modified relative to this genomic sequence to represent the inferred CDS: inserted 1 base in 1 codon), with product MFFKRCCFFLPLNVGCMIIGGIFIIFHVGELITHTNDTIFIREVSNKSWSPVVMSPVLVFGTLSSILLVYAASKRKRGFVLLWLVVYVIILXLYFILAVVELVKVKPPPIILTVQVVIIVGLVYSLMIVHAFYKYLGSVEYDDSI from the exons ATGTTCTTTAAGCGGTGCTGCTTTTTTTTGCCCCTAAACGTAGGTTGCATGATCATTGGTGGGATCTTCATCATTTTCCATGTTGGGGAGCTAATAACGCATACGAACGACACAATATTTATCAGGGAGGTGTCCAACAAATCCTGGAGTCCAGTCGTCATGTCTCCGGTCCTGGTTTTTGGAACTCTAAGCTCTATCCTGCTCGTCTATGCGGCCTCCAAG CGCAAACGAGGTTTTGTTCTTCTCTGGCTAGTCGTATACGTGATTATAC TTTTGTACTTTATATTGGCCGTTGTCGAGCTGGTGAAAGTCAAACCCCCTCCAATTATATTGACCGTCCAGGTGGTGATTATTG TTGGGCTGGTGTACTCTCTGATGATAGTGCACGCTTTCTACAAATATCTCGGCAGTGTGGAATATGACGATTCTATTTGA